A genomic stretch from Microcebus murinus isolate Inina chromosome 11, M.murinus_Inina_mat1.0, whole genome shotgun sequence includes:
- the F2RL2 gene encoding proteinase-activated receptor 3, whose amino-acid sequence MKDLISAAAGLLLLVPSFCQSGMKDDADNWATPTLPIKTFRGAPPNSFEVFPHSAIEGRTEDILTVKIKCPEESVSNLLVNNATMGYLSSSLSTKLIPAIYILVFVVGVPANAVTLWMLFFRTRSVCTAVFYTNLAIADLLLCVTLPFKIAYHLNGNNWVFGEVMCRATTVIFYGNMYCSILLLTCISINRYLAIVHPFTYRGLPKRTYALLTCGLVWATVFLYMLPFLILKQEYYLVQPDITTCHDVHNTCESSSLFQLFYFISLAFFGFLIPFVVIIYCYTAIIRTLNAYDHRWLWYVKASLLILAIFTICFAPSNIILIIHHANYYYDSTDGLYFIYLIALCLGSLNSCLDPFLYFLMSKIRDHSTAYLTTVKSS is encoded by the exons ATGAAAGACCTCATCTCTGCAGCTGCTGGACTACTGCTTCTGGTGCCTTCTTTTTGTCAAAGCG GCATGAAAGATGATGCAGATAACTGGGCAACACCAACCCTACCTATTAAGACCTTTCGTGGAGCTCCCCCAAATTCTTTCGAAGTGTTCCCCCATTCTGCCATAGAAGGCAGGACAGAAGACATCCTAACTGTGAAAATTAAGTGCCCCGAAGAAAGTGTTTCAAATCTCCTCGTGAATAATGCTACCATGGGGTACCTGAGCAGCTCCTTAAGTACCAAACTGATACCTGCCATCTATATCCTGGTGTTTGTAGTTGGTGTGCCAGCCAACGCCGTGACCCTATGGATGCTCTTCTTCAGGACCAGATCCGTCTGTACGGCTGTCTTCTACACCAACCTGGCCATTGCAGATCTTCTTCTGTGTGTCACGTTACCCTTTAAGATAGCTTACCATCTCAATGGGAACAACTGGGTATTCGGAGAGGTCATGTGCCGGGCCACCACAGTCATCTTCTACGGGAACATGTACTGCTCCATTCTGCTCCTCACCTGCATCAGCATCAACCGCTACCTGGCCATCGTCCATCCTTTCACTTACCGGGGGCTGCCCAAGCGCACCTATGCCTTGCTGACATGCGGATTGGTGTGGGCAACGGTTTTCTTATACATGCTGCCATTTCTCATCCTGAAGCAGGAGTATTATCTTGTCCAGCCGGATATCACCACCTGCCATGATGTCCACAACACATGCGAGTCCTCGTCTCTCTTCCAACTATTCTACTTCATCTCCTTAGCATTCTTTGGATTCTTAATTCCATTTGTGGTTATTATCTACTGCTACACAGCCATCATCCGGACACTTAATGCATATGATCATAGGTGGTTGTGGTATGTCAAGGCAAGTCTCCTCATCCTTGCGATTTTTACTATTTGCTTTGCTCCAAGCAATATTATACTGATTATTCACCATGCGAACTACTACTACGACAGCACTGATGGCTTATACTTTATCTATCTCATAGCTTTGTGCCTAGGCAGCCTGAATAGTTGCTTAgatccattcctttattttctaatgtCAAAAATCAGGGATCACTCCACTGCCTACCTTACAACAGTGAAATCGTCTTAG